The following proteins are encoded in a genomic region of Dasypus novemcinctus isolate mDasNov1 chromosome 3, mDasNov1.1.hap2, whole genome shotgun sequence:
- the RPL10L gene encoding ribosomal protein uL16-like, with amino-acid sequence MGRRPARCYRYCKNKPYPKSRFCRGVPDAKIRIFDLGRKKAKVDEFPLCGHMVSNEYEQLSSEGLEAARICANKYMVKSCGKDGFHIRVRLHPFHVIRINKMLSCAGADRLQTGMRGAFGKPQGTVARVHIGQVIMSIRTKIQNKEHVIEALRRAKFKFPGRQKIHISKKWGFTKFNADEFEGMIAEKRLIPDGCGVKYISNRGPLDKWRALRS; translated from the coding sequence ATGGGTCGCCGGCCTGCACGGTGTTACCGGTATTGTAAAAACAAGCCTTACCCAAAGTCTCGGTTCTGCCGAGGGGTTCCTGATGCTAAGATCCGCATCTTTGACCTGGGTCGGAAGAAGGCAAAAGTAGATGAATTCCCGCTTTGTGGCCACATGGTGTCTAATGAATATGAGCAACTGTCCTCAGAAGGCCTGGAGGCTGCCCGTATTTGTGCCAACAAGTACATGGTGAAAAGCTGTGGCAAAGATGGCTTTCACATCCGAGTGCGACTCCATCCATTCCATGTAATCCGCATCAACAAGATGTTGTCCTGTGCAGGGGCTGACAGGCTTCAGACAGGTATGCGAGGTGCCTTTGGAAAGCCCCAGGGTACTGTGGCCAGAGTCCATATTGGCCAAGTCATCATGTCCATACGCACCAAGATACAGAACAAGGAGCATGTGATTGAAGCCCTACGGAGGGCCAAGTTCAAGTTTCCTGGACGCCAGAAGATCCATATCTCCAAGAAGTGGGGCTTTACCAAGTTTAATGCTGATGAATTTGAAGGCATGATAGCTGAGAAGCGCCTCATTCCGGATGGTTGTGGCGTCAAATACATCTCTAATCGTGGCCCATTGGACAAGTGGCGGGCCCTGCGCTCCTGA